One window of Quercus robur chromosome 5, dhQueRobu3.1, whole genome shotgun sequence genomic DNA carries:
- the LOC126725363 gene encoding protein PAF1 homolog translates to MASYRPFPPQTSFAPPPPNQNPLAPPPQPPPQPHPPQQRAQYNQNWVGYSAPDTSIASAPPPPPPPPSSSSAASSSYPQNFNNPQLHPTSNYHHHPHPQQQQQQQHYGPPRTQPPPPPPHQQYPYQPPPPPPPESSYAPPPPPPTQNSMNLQPPQAPMYYPSNQFNQYSHQPMQPMQQPPPPPPPPPSSPPPSSSIPPPPPPSSPPPPAPAPPHNRESHERDRGTSKEVYASARGDPGVSNHGVPSKQQHKPPVPPMMVKKSNGPTGRVETEEDRRLRKKREFDKQRQEEKQRHQLKESQNTVLQKTQMLSSAAKGHGSIVGSRMGERRATPFLSGERIENRLKKPTTFLCKLKFRNELPDPSAQPKLVAPKKDKEQYTKYTITSLEKTYKPKLFVEPDLGIPLDLLDLSVYNPPSVRPTLDPEDEELLRDDVSVTPVKNNGIRRKDRPTDKGVAWLVKTQYISPLSTESTKQSLTEKQAKELREMKGGRNLLENLNNRERQIKEIEASFEACKSRPVHASNKDLYPVEVLPLLPDFDRSEERFVIAAFDSAPTADSEIHSKLDPTVRDAFESQAIMKSYVPTGSDTDKSFLAYMVPSPDELSKDMYDEHEDISFSWVREYHYEFRLDDVEDPTTYLVSFDDAEARYLPLPTKLVLRKKRAKEGRSNDEVEHFPIPSKVTVRRRPTVSAVELRDSEVYSHSKGSFSNSKRGGLDIEDGLGRPQKVARHQDIDQYSEAEDEMSD, encoded by the exons ATGGCCTCGTACAGGCCATTCCCTCCACAAACCTCATttgcaccaccaccaccaaatcaaaacccacttgcaccaccaccacaaccgcCACCACAACCACACCCACCTCAACAGAGAGCTCAATACAATCAGAACTGGGTTGGATATAGTGCTCCTGATACCTCTATTGCCTcagctcctcctcctcctccaccaccaccatcttcCTCTTctgctgcttcttcttcatATCCTCAAAACTTCAACAATCCTCAATTGCATCCCACTTCCAATTACCACCACCACCCCCATCcacaacaacagcaacagcaacaacatTATGGCCCACCAAGGACTCAACCTCCACCACCCCCTCCTCATCAGCAGTACCCTTATCAACCGCCACCACCGCCTCCTCCGGAGTCTTCTTATGCTCCTCCACCGCCGCCCCCGACACAGAATTCAATGAATTTACAGCCCCCACAAGCTCCCATGTATTACCCTTCTAATCAGTTTAATCAGTATAGTCATCAGCCAATGCAACCAATGCAGCAGCCCCCACCTCCCCCGCCACCCCCGCCTTCGTCTCCACCCCCGAGTTCTTCAATTCCACCACCGCCACCTCCGAGTTCACCCCCACCTCCAGCTCCAGCTCCTCCGCATAATAGGGAATCACATGAGCGAGATAGAGGGACTTCCAAGGAGGTTTATGCTTCTGCAAGGGGTGATCCTGGGGTTTCGAATCATGGGGTTCCTTCTAAACAGCAGCATAAGCCACCTGTTCCTCCGATGATGGTGAAGAAATCCAATGGGCCTACGGGGAGGGTGGAGACGGAGGAAGATAGGAGGTTGAGGAAGAAGAGGGAGTTTGATAAGCAAAGGCAAGAAGAGAAGCAAAGGCATCAGTTGAAGGAGTCCCAGAACACTGTTCTGCAAAAGACCCAGATGCTGTCTTCTGCTGCAAAGGGGCACGGGTCGATTGTTGGGTCACGGATGGGGGAGAGGAGAGCTACTCCATTCTTGAGTGGTGAAAGGATTGAGAATAGATTGAAGAAACCAACAACATTCTTGTGCAAGTTGAA GTTTCGGAATGAACTCCCAGATCCAAGTGCACAACCAAAGCTTGTGGCTCCAAAGAAAGATAAAGAACA ATATACAAAGTATACCATCACTTCCTTGGAGAAAACCTACAAGCCTAAACTTTTTGTGGAGCCAGATTTGGGAATACCTCTTGACCTTCTTGACCTCAGTGTATACAA CCCTCCCAGTGTTAGACCGACACTTGATCCAGAAGATGAGGAATTGTTGCGTGATGATGTTTCAGTGACCCCTGTAAAGAATAACGGCATAAGAAGAAAAGATAGGCCGACTGATAAAGGTGTTGCCTGGCTGGTCAAAACACAGTATATATCTCCTCTTAGCACGGAGTCAACCAAGCAG TCTTTAACTGAGAAACAAGCAAAGGAACTGAGAGAAATGAAGGGAGGCCGTAACCTTTTGGAGAACCTTAACAACag AGAAAGACAAATCAAGGAAATAGAAGCATCATTTGAGGCATGCAAGTCACGTCCTGTTCATGCAAGTAATAAAGATTTATATCCTGTTGAGGTTCTGCCTTTGTTGCCTGATTTTGATCG GTCTGAAGAACGATTTGTTATTGCGGCATTTGATAGTGCTCCTACGGCTGATTCAGAAATCCACAGCAAGTTGGACCCAACTGTTCGTGATGCCTTTGAATCACAG GCCATTATGAAAAGTTATGTGCCAACAGGCTCAGATACAGACAAATCATTTTTGGCCTACATGGTTCCTTCTCCAGATGAG TTATCCAAGGATATGTATGATGAACACGAAGACATCTCATTCTCTTGGGTTCGCGAGTACCATTATGAG TTTCGTCTTGATGATGTGGAGGACCCCACAACATACCTTGTTTCATTTGATGATGCAGAAGCACGCTATTTG CCTCTTCCAACAAAACTcgttttaagaaaaaagagggCAAAAGAGGGAAGATCTAATGACGAGGTTGAGCATTTTCCCATACCATCTAAAGTGACTGTGAGGCGGAGACCAACTGTTTCTGCAGTTGAATTGAGAGATTCAGAG GTTTATTCCCATTCAAAGGGGAGTTTTTCAAATTCTAAGAGGGGAGGGTTAGACATTGAAGATGGTCTTGGAAGACCGCAGAAGGTTGCCCgacatcaggacatagatcaatATAGTGAAGCTGAAGATGAGATGTCTGATTGA